The proteins below come from a single Microbulbifer sp. Q7 genomic window:
- a CDS encoding efflux RND transporter periplasmic adaptor subunit produces MMSYSNLFPVHWQKVFILAFVLSTGCGDKTPEKPTPPPKKVEVVEAQRLKFRPSFEVPAVIEAVETAQIFPLVQSRILYQNITPGAFFKQGEELVRLDPYKFESAVATAQSMVAEATANFEQADGNFRRARELSPQGYISAKDFDTAKSAKLAAEAELDKAHAALVQARQDLSHTSIVAPFSGRVGHPNYAPGDIVILPTSVPITKMVKLDPVYVLANVGQKAYNDFYTVVERLKQQGRAIPNMELYMELPGGSIYPFKGEFFSWDATAASTRGTIAARVLFPNTDGLLIPKENVTLHGKLLEEIERIVIPQKAVSQDQQGFYVYLLDKDNKVKRANVEVGVRIGPNWAIRKGLKTGDRVLVEGLQKVSPGDQVTVVPVKLEDFKKQTPLNLKSPPHSLKEQLARDRETQSQMLESMQREGRERNQPGEPYDPNDIGK; encoded by the coding sequence ATGATGTCTTATTCCAACCTCTTCCCTGTTCACTGGCAGAAAGTCTTCATTCTCGCGTTTGTACTCAGCACAGGCTGCGGGGACAAGACGCCAGAAAAACCCACCCCACCGCCGAAGAAGGTGGAAGTGGTGGAAGCCCAGCGCCTGAAATTCCGGCCCAGCTTTGAGGTGCCTGCGGTTATCGAGGCGGTGGAAACGGCACAAATCTTCCCGCTGGTGCAATCCAGGATTCTCTATCAGAACATTACGCCGGGCGCCTTTTTCAAACAGGGCGAAGAGCTGGTGCGCCTCGATCCCTACAAGTTCGAGTCGGCGGTTGCCACCGCCCAATCCATGGTGGCGGAAGCAACCGCAAACTTTGAACAGGCCGACGGCAACTTTCGGCGGGCGCGTGAGTTAAGCCCCCAGGGTTACATCTCGGCAAAAGATTTTGATACCGCGAAATCCGCCAAGCTGGCCGCCGAAGCAGAGCTGGATAAAGCCCATGCAGCGCTGGTACAGGCGCGGCAGGACCTGTCGCATACGTCCATTGTGGCGCCGTTTTCCGGGCGTGTTGGGCACCCCAACTACGCGCCGGGCGACATTGTGATATTGCCGACCTCGGTACCGATCACCAAGATGGTCAAGCTCGACCCCGTGTACGTACTGGCCAATGTGGGCCAGAAGGCCTACAACGATTTTTACACCGTGGTGGAAAGACTGAAGCAGCAGGGGCGCGCCATTCCCAATATGGAGCTTTATATGGAGCTGCCCGGCGGCAGCATCTATCCCTTTAAAGGGGAATTTTTCTCTTGGGATGCCACCGCCGCCTCCACCCGCGGCACCATCGCCGCGCGCGTGCTTTTCCCGAACACCGACGGCCTGCTGATCCCCAAGGAGAATGTCACGCTGCACGGAAAACTGCTGGAGGAAATCGAACGCATCGTCATTCCGCAAAAGGCGGTATCCCAGGACCAGCAGGGCTTTTACGTCTACCTGCTCGACAAAGACAACAAGGTAAAACGGGCCAATGTGGAAGTGGGTGTCCGAATCGGCCCCAACTGGGCCATTCGCAAGGGCCTGAAAACGGGCGACCGGGTTCTGGTCGAGGGCCTGCAAAAAGTCAGCCCGGGCGATCAGGTAACCGTGGTGCCAGTCAAACTTGAGGACTTCAAGAAGCAGACACCCCTCAATCTAAAGTCCCCGCCCCACTCCCTCAAGGAACAACTCGCCAGAGACCGGGAGACCCAATCGCAGATGCTGGAATCCATGCAACGCGAAGGGCGGGAAAGAAACCAGCCGGGCGAGCCCTATGATCCGAATGACATCGGCAAGTAA
- a CDS encoding Lrp/AsnC ligand binding domain-containing protein, with amino-acid sequence MKRRANELSTIDRNILRVLQKNGRTSYAELARHVGLTATPCVERVKKMESDGVIQGYTALINPEYLDAALVVFVQIRLNRSAQDAFEDFRTAVSALPEVQECYLVSGNFDYLIKARVADMSAYRRFYGETLLTLPEVQECTSYVVMEQVKETLEVPVHYNR; translated from the coding sequence ATGAAAAGGCGCGCCAACGAACTCAGCACCATTGATCGCAACATCCTGCGTGTACTGCAAAAGAACGGGCGCACCAGCTACGCGGAACTGGCCCGCCACGTCGGCCTGACCGCCACACCCTGCGTCGAGCGGGTGAAAAAAATGGAGTCCGATGGGGTTATCCAGGGCTATACCGCACTGATCAACCCCGAGTATCTGGACGCGGCGCTGGTGGTGTTTGTACAGATCCGCCTGAACCGCTCTGCGCAGGATGCATTCGAGGATTTCCGCACGGCAGTGTCTGCCCTGCCGGAAGTACAGGAGTGTTATCTGGTATCGGGCAATTTTGACTACCTGATCAAAGCGCGTGTTGCCGACATGAGCGCCTACCGGCGGTTTTATGGCGAAACCCTGCTGACCCTGCCAGAAGTGCAGGAGTGCACCAGCTACGTGGTAATGGAGCAGGTAAAGGAAACCCTGGAAGTGCCGGTGCACTACAACCGCTGA
- the ald gene encoding alanine dehydrogenase codes for MLIGVPKEIKNHEYRIGLTPASVRELIGHGHEVIVQKDGGSAIGFTDEMYEQAGAKIIDSAEEIFATADMIVKVKEPQPHECEMLRPGQLLYTYLHLAPDPKQTELLVKSGATCIAYETVTDRFGGLPLLAPMSEVAGRMSVQCGAHHLEKAQGGLGVLLGGVPGVAPAKVLIIGGGVVGTQAAKMALGMGADVTILDRSLPRLRQLDDIFGGAVRTEYSTNDAIEKHALEADLVVGAVLIPGAAAPKLLTRDHISRMKKGAVVVDVAIDQGGCFETSKATTHQEPTYVVDGVVHYCVANMPGGVARTSTMALNNATLPFAVSLANKGAKQALLDDANLLEGLNVHAGMVTYKAVADVLGYEYVDPKLALQKSAVESEVAA; via the coding sequence ATGTTGATCGGTGTCCCAAAAGAAATTAAGAACCACGAGTATCGCATCGGCCTGACGCCGGCGAGCGTACGCGAGCTGATCGGCCATGGTCATGAGGTGATCGTGCAGAAAGACGGCGGTTCAGCCATTGGCTTTACCGATGAAATGTACGAGCAGGCGGGTGCCAAGATCATCGACAGCGCTGAAGAAATCTTCGCCACTGCCGATATGATCGTGAAGGTAAAAGAACCCCAGCCGCACGAATGCGAAATGCTGCGCCCCGGCCAGCTGCTGTACACCTACCTGCACCTCGCGCCCGATCCCAAGCAGACCGAACTGCTGGTGAAATCCGGTGCGACCTGTATCGCTTATGAAACCGTTACCGACCGCTTCGGTGGCCTGCCGCTGCTGGCGCCCATGTCGGAAGTGGCCGGCCGTATGTCCGTACAGTGCGGTGCGCATCACCTGGAAAAAGCCCAGGGCGGCCTCGGTGTACTGCTGGGCGGCGTGCCTGGTGTAGCGCCGGCCAAAGTGCTGATTATCGGCGGTGGTGTTGTAGGTACCCAAGCGGCCAAGATGGCGCTGGGTATGGGTGCCGACGTGACCATCCTGGATCGCTCCCTGCCGCGCCTGCGTCAGCTGGACGATATCTTCGGCGGCGCGGTGCGCACCGAATACTCCACCAACGATGCGATCGAGAAGCACGCGCTGGAAGCTGACCTGGTTGTCGGTGCGGTACTGATCCCGGGCGCGGCGGCACCGAAGCTGCTGACTCGCGACCATATCAGCCGCATGAAGAAAGGTGCGGTGGTTGTGGACGTTGCGATCGACCAGGGCGGTTGTTTCGAAACTTCCAAAGCGACCACGCACCAGGAGCCGACCTACGTGGTAGACGGCGTGGTGCACTACTGTGTTGCCAACATGCCGGGCGGTGTTGCCCGTACTTCTACCATGGCCCTGAACAATGCCACCCTGCCGTTCGCGGTATCCCTGGCCAACAAGGGTGCCAAGCAGGCACTGCTGGACGATGCCAACCTGCTGGAAGGTCTGAACGTGCACGCCGGTATGGTGACCTACAAGGCGGTAGCGGATGTGCTGGGTTACGAGTACGTAGATCCGAAACTCGCCCTGCAAAAGTCTGCAGTTGAGTCTGAAGTCGCTGCGTAA
- a CDS encoding 16S rRNA (uracil(1498)-N(3))-methyltransferase, with translation MNLILLEPSDFAGAADVAVLRGRRFQHIVDVHKAEVGDTLKVGVLQGQIGEGVVIERGEQHIALTVSLHRAPPPPLPLNLILALPRPKMLKRTIQHATALGVKALYLINAYRVEKSYWQSPWLAEDKLREQCLLGLEQAVDTTMPAIFLRKRFKPFVEDELPDIAAASRKLVAHPVTDTPCPVDICEHTTLAVGPEGGFIPYEVEKLQAAGFESVHLGPRILRVETALPVLLARLFPGR, from the coding sequence GTGAATCTGATCCTTCTTGAACCCAGCGATTTTGCCGGGGCGGCCGACGTCGCGGTGCTCCGCGGACGGCGCTTCCAGCATATTGTCGACGTGCACAAAGCCGAGGTGGGCGACACGCTCAAGGTGGGCGTGCTGCAGGGGCAGATTGGCGAGGGCGTGGTCATCGAACGGGGCGAACAGCATATCGCGCTCACCGTTTCTCTGCATCGCGCACCGCCACCGCCGCTGCCACTCAACCTGATTCTCGCCTTGCCCCGCCCGAAAATGCTCAAGCGCACCATCCAGCACGCCACGGCACTTGGGGTGAAAGCGCTGTATCTGATCAATGCCTACCGGGTGGAGAAATCCTACTGGCAAAGCCCCTGGCTGGCGGAAGACAAACTCCGCGAGCAGTGCCTGTTGGGCCTGGAGCAGGCGGTGGACACCACCATGCCGGCGATATTTCTGCGCAAGCGTTTCAAGCCGTTTGTCGAAGATGAGCTGCCGGATATCGCCGCCGCCTCGCGCAAGCTGGTCGCACACCCCGTCACCGACACCCCCTGCCCCGTAGATATTTGCGAGCACACCACTCTGGCAGTGGGGCCGGAGGGCGGCTTCATTCCGTACGAAGTAGAAAAGCTACAGGCGGCGGGATTTGAATCCGTACACCTGGGCCCCAGAATCCTGCGAGTCGAAACAGCCCTGCCCGTCCTGCTGGCGCGACTGTTCCCCGGACGCTAG